Proteins from a genomic interval of Candidatus Methylomirabilota bacterium:
- a CDS encoding IS630 family transposase produces MWKPARALRVSREDQEWLETLIRSGKTPQRVALRARMVLGAAAGRPNHALAKELGISRPTLLLWRQRYTEAGVAGLLKDAPRPGRKKRIRPEKVEAIVNATLQTTPPDATHWSVRTLAKRQRVSPATVHRIWQAHNLQPHRVETFKLSRDPDFVRKLRDIVGLYVNPPAQALVLSVDEKSQIQALDRTQPILPLRPGIPARQTHDYARHGTTTLFAALNILEGHVIERCQARHTHTEFIAFLDTIDRQTPRRQDLHLILDNYGTHKHPTVKAWLTAHPRFHFHFTPTGASWLNLVERFFAEITRKRLRRGTFRSVSALIAAIRRYVREHNNDPRPFIWTATASAILRKIKRCKEALETGH; encoded by the coding sequence ATGTGGAAACCCGCCCGCGCCCTCCGTGTGAGCCGAGAGGATCAGGAGTGGTTGGAGACATTGATCCGGAGCGGCAAGACGCCCCAGCGCGTCGCGCTTCGGGCGCGCATGGTGTTGGGCGCCGCCGCGGGGCGGCCGAATCATGCGCTGGCCAAGGAACTGGGGATCAGCCGGCCGACGCTGCTCCTCTGGCGGCAACGGTACACCGAAGCGGGCGTGGCCGGCCTGCTGAAGGACGCGCCGCGGCCGGGGCGCAAGAAGCGGATCCGGCCTGAGAAGGTGGAAGCGATCGTGAATGCCACGCTGCAGACGACGCCCCCGGACGCGACGCACTGGAGCGTGCGCACGTTGGCGAAGCGCCAGCGGGTGAGTCCGGCCACGGTGCATCGGATCTGGCAAGCGCACAATCTCCAGCCCCATCGTGTGGAGACCTTCAAGCTCAGCCGTGATCCCGACTTCGTGCGCAAGCTGCGGGACATCGTCGGCCTCTATGTGAACCCGCCGGCGCAAGCCCTGGTGCTGAGCGTCGATGAGAAGAGCCAGATTCAAGCGCTGGATCGCACGCAGCCGATCCTGCCGCTGCGACCCGGAATCCCGGCCCGCCAGACGCATGATTACGCGCGGCACGGCACCACCACGCTCTTTGCGGCCCTGAATATCCTCGAGGGGCACGTGATCGAGCGGTGTCAGGCGCGCCACACGCACACCGAGTTCATCGCGTTCTTGGACACGATCGATCGGCAGACGCCACGCCGCCAGGACCTCCATCTCATTCTCGACAACTACGGCACGCACAAGCATCCCACCGTGAAGGCATGGCTCACGGCCCACCCACGGTTTCATTTCCACTTCACCCCGACCGGGGCGTCCTGGCTGAATCTCGTCGAGCGCTTCTTCGCGGAGATCACGCGCAAGCGTCTGCGCCGCGGCACGTTCCGCAGCGTGTCGGCTCTGATCGCCGCCATTCGCCGCTACGTCCGCGAACACAACAACGACCCTCGTCCATTCATCTGGACCGCCACGGCCTCGGCCATCCTACGCAAGATCAAGCGTTGTAAAGAAGCGTTAGAGACAGGACACTAG